One region of Gemmatimonadaceae bacterium genomic DNA includes:
- a CDS encoding LON peptidase substrate-binding domain-containing protein encodes MTSPDPMTDQRLPIFPLGMVLFPGTVAPLHLFEPRYRQLLADIRDGDRRFGLVCIGPGVNEPDLPPGTVGCIAEVTDIEMMPDGRSNIVVVGRERFAIDRFLDHHAPYHVVHAVPVNDTGNSNPVALAVTAGEVTSNFRRVVSAVHTLNDDASPPPALPDDPAQLPWTIGAMIDLDLQARQALLAERSPMLRLTTIDAVLRKVLPDLELQAAMHRR; translated from the coding sequence GTGACTTCGCCTGATCCCATGACCGATCAACGGCTGCCGATCTTCCCGCTGGGCATGGTCCTCTTCCCGGGCACCGTCGCCCCGCTGCATCTCTTCGAACCCCGCTACCGACAGCTGCTGGCCGACATTCGCGATGGCGATCGCCGTTTCGGATTGGTCTGCATTGGGCCCGGTGTCAATGAACCCGACCTGCCACCGGGAACCGTCGGATGCATCGCCGAAGTCACGGACATCGAAATGATGCCTGACGGCCGTAGTAACATCGTGGTTGTCGGTCGCGAGCGATTCGCCATTGACCGCTTTCTCGATCACCACGCGCCCTACCACGTCGTACACGCCGTGCCGGTGAACGACACCGGCAACAGCAACCCGGTCGCCTTGGCAGTGACTGCCGGCGAGGTCACGTCGAATTTTCGTCGGGTGGTGTCCGCCGTGCACACACTCAATGACGACGCAAGCCCACCGCCAGCATTGCCCGACGACCCGGCGCAATTGCCGTGGACCATCGGCGCCATGATCGATCTGGACCTCCAGGCGCGTCAGGCGCTGTTGGCGGAACGGTCGCCGATGCTCCGGTTGACCACAATTGATGCCGTGCTGCGCAAGGTGCTGCCGGATCTTGAGCTGCAGGCGGCGATGCATCGGCGATAG
- a CDS encoding ABC transporter ATP-binding protein — MTDATIASASAPLTFDRVSHWYGDVVAVNDISCTVTAGITGLLGPNGAGKSTLLQLAAGVLAPSNGAVRVYGESPVDRPDVYRRVALVPEREALPGVMRARAFVTARAELLGVRDVTAAVDRALTLVELDTVAARRIDTFSKGMRQRVKLAAALVHDPTLVLLDEPFNGLDPRQRLHMMRLLEERAADGTAVLLSSHILEEIASVASNILVVLAGRLAATGDYRTLRRLMTDRPHTVRLRSSADRPLASALMQESSVIGVEVDATGLTVRATDYTALSLAVAPVAQRIGCTLYEVQVTDESLEHVFAYLVAR, encoded by the coding sequence ATGACCGATGCCACCATTGCGTCGGCGTCCGCTCCGCTCACGTTTGATCGGGTGTCCCACTGGTATGGAGATGTCGTTGCCGTCAACGACATCTCCTGCACGGTGACCGCGGGCATCACGGGGCTTCTTGGTCCGAACGGGGCGGGGAAGAGCACGCTGTTGCAACTGGCTGCCGGTGTGCTCGCGCCATCCAACGGCGCCGTGCGGGTCTACGGCGAGTCACCGGTGGATCGTCCGGACGTGTACCGTCGCGTGGCGCTGGTTCCCGAGCGCGAGGCCCTGCCGGGTGTGATGCGCGCACGTGCGTTTGTGACCGCGCGCGCGGAACTGCTGGGCGTTCGCGATGTGACGGCGGCGGTTGATCGCGCACTGACACTGGTGGAACTCGACACCGTCGCGGCGCGACGCATCGACACGTTCTCCAAGGGGATGCGGCAGCGCGTCAAGCTGGCGGCAGCGCTGGTGCATGACCCGACCTTGGTGCTGCTGGATGAACCGTTCAACGGACTCGATCCACGACAGCGATTGCACATGATGCGCCTGCTGGAAGAACGCGCGGCCGACGGCACGGCCGTGTTGCTCAGCTCACACATTCTGGAGGAGATCGCCAGTGTCGCGTCGAACATCCTGGTGGTGCTGGCGGGCCGGTTGGCGGCCACCGGGGACTATCGCACGTTACGGCGACTGATGACTGATCGCCCGCACACCGTGCGCCTGCGGTCCAGTGCCGATCGCCCGTTGGCGTCCGCGCTGATGCAGGAATCGTCGGTGATTGGCGTGGAGGTGGATGCCACCGGTTTGACCGTGCGCGCCACCGACTACACGGCGTTGTCGCTGGCGGTTGCGCCGGTGGCGCAACGCATCGGGTGCACGCTGTACGAGGTGCAGGTCACCGACGAGTCGTTGGAGCATGTGTTCGCGTATCTGGTGGCCCGATGA
- a CDS encoding ABC transporter ATP-binding protein, with protein MSASLVIETESLTRHYGAVVALDALTVRVESGITGLVGANGAGKSTLLKILLGLVEPTSGTARVMGHAIDAERQAIRRLVGYMPEHDCLPPDMSATEFVTWMARCSGFPPSAARERAAEVLRHVGLFEERYRPMGGYSTGMAQRVKLAQALVHDPALLILDEPTNGLDPAGRDDMLALIERTGREFGISVVVSSHLLGELERICDGVVLIDNGRLIRAERLGVLTGVTSTLIVEIDGDAMAFAHALASRGVRATADRQSVLVTVPDASDVPGERATFDAVRDVAVERHAALLRMERRRGHLEDLFDVAS; from the coding sequence GTGAGCGCCTCGCTGGTCATCGAGACGGAGTCGCTCACTCGGCACTACGGTGCGGTGGTGGCACTCGATGCGCTGACGGTGCGTGTGGAGTCCGGCATTACGGGTTTGGTGGGGGCGAACGGTGCCGGCAAGAGTACGCTGCTCAAGATCCTGCTCGGACTCGTGGAACCCACCAGTGGGACGGCGCGCGTGATGGGTCACGCCATCGACGCCGAGCGACAGGCGATACGCCGACTGGTGGGCTACATGCCGGAGCACGATTGCCTGCCGCCCGACATGAGCGCCACCGAGTTCGTCACCTGGATGGCGCGCTGTTCGGGATTCCCGCCATCGGCGGCCCGTGAGCGTGCGGCGGAAGTGCTTCGTCATGTGGGCTTGTTCGAAGAGCGCTACCGACCGATGGGCGGCTATTCGACGGGCATGGCCCAGCGCGTGAAGCTGGCCCAGGCGCTGGTGCACGATCCCGCACTGCTCATTCTGGACGAGCCGACGAACGGTCTCGATCCGGCGGGACGCGATGACATGTTGGCGCTCATCGAACGCACCGGTCGCGAGTTCGGCATCTCGGTGGTGGTGTCGTCGCACCTGCTGGGTGAACTGGAACGAATCTGCGACGGCGTGGTGCTGATCGACAACGGGCGGCTGATTCGCGCCGAACGACTGGGGGTGCTGACCGGTGTTACGAGCACCCTGATTGTGGAGATCGATGGTGACGCGATGGCATTTGCGCACGCACTGGCCTCACGTGGGGTGCGCGCGACGGCCGATCGGCAATCCGTGCTGGTGACCGTGCCCGACGCCTCCGATGTGCCGGGCGAGCGGGCGACGTTTGATGCCGTGCGCGATGTCGCAGTGGAGCGGCACGCGGCGTTGCTGCGGATGGAGCGTCGGCGCGGCCATCTTGAAGACTTGTTTGACGTGGCGTCGTGA